One genomic region from Phragmites australis chromosome 1, lpPhrAust1.1, whole genome shotgun sequence encodes:
- the LOC133884729 gene encoding uncharacterized protein LOC133884729 yields MNSSNSEEMMMFSSDSSDEEDELLVLIAIEEEEAGAARRSRQRGSMPSHAVIDRQHREGAARLYNDYFTDNPMYGDILFRQRFRMSRRLFLRIAAAVEEHDTWFSQRRDATGKLGLSPLQKMTAAIRQLAYGVSSDAVDEYVRIGASTAMMALRKYVQAIVEVFGEEYLRAPNETDTARLLAEGERRGYDMGYYLGDGIYPEWATIVKAIPAPRGNKSFHFSAMQAALRKDVERAFGVLQARFAIVRGPARVWDQSTLHNIMTACVIMHNMIIEDERGTASPVQVFDFMGEPTQVHRSGDEGVLHYVETTQAIRNHAVHRQLRADLVEHLWSIHGA; encoded by the exons ATGAACTCCTCAAATtcggaggaaatgatgatgttcTCCTCAGATTCGAGTGATGAAGAGGACGAGCTACTTGTACTAATTGccatcgaggaggaagaagcaggaGCTGCGCGTCGTAGCAGGCAGCGTGGGTCGATGCCCAGCCATGCGGTTATAGACCGGCAACACCGCGAAGGTGCTGCTAGGCTGTACAATGACTACTTCACAGACAACCCAATGTACGGCGATATCCTGTTTCGTCAGAG GTTTCGTATGTCGCGGCGGTTGTTCTTGCGTATTGCGGCCGCTGTGGAGGAGCATGACACCTGGTTCAGCCAGAGAAGGGATGCAACGGGGAAGCTCGGGCTTAGCCCCTTGCAAAAAATGACAGCGGCCATACGGCAACTAGCATACGGAGTCAGTTCCGATGCAGTTGACGAGTACGTGCGGATAGGGGCGAGCACGGCGATGATGGCATTACGCAAATATGTGCAAGCTATTGTGGAGGTGTTCGGAGAAGAATATCTCCGGGCTCCCAATGAAACTGACACCGCCCGTCTCCTGGCAGAAGGCGAGCGCCGTGG GTACGACATGGGATACTACCTCGGCGATGGCATATACCCCGAATGGGCGACCATAGTGAAGGCAATTCCTGCTCCACGAGGCAACAAGAGCTTCCATTTCTCCGCGATGCAAGCTGCTCTCCGGAAGGATGTCGAACGTGCATTTGGTGTGTTGCAAGCTAGGTTTGCTATTGTTCGCGGACCGGCTAGAGTATGGGATCAGTCTACATTGCACAATATCATGACCGCCTGTGTTattatgcacaacatgataattgagGACGAGCGTGGTACCGCTTCCCCAGTGCAGGTGTTCGACTTCATGGGGGAACCAACTCAAGTCCATCGAAGTGGTGACGAAGGTGTGCTGCATTATGTCGAAACAACTCAAGCTATCCGCAACCATGCAGTGCACCGCCAATTGCGTGCTGACCTTGTGGAGCACCTTTGGAGTATTCATGGAGCATAG